Proteins encoded by one window of Aphis gossypii isolate Hap1 chromosome X, ASM2018417v2, whole genome shotgun sequence:
- the LOC126552082 gene encoding uncharacterized protein LOC126552082, protein MSYSSQVSTINTPDVSAGFIDFLANGEFDEMLSNTPRRMFYNNLLSQGENISVKKTRNDVKHISDDCVNQQQTNDKPNDIDPWGGEDSDNICLEALDKYIWGEEYTDDEKMLLRACIESNT, encoded by the exons atgtcatactCCAGCCAAGTATCTACTATAAACACACCTGACGTTTCAGCAGGCTTCATCGACTTTTTAGCGAATGGCGAGTTTGATGAAATG ctATCAAATACACCAAGacgtatgttttataataatctattaagccaaggtgaaaatatttctgttaaaaaa aCTAGAAACGATGTAAAACATATATCGGATGATTGTGTTAATCAACAACAGACCAATG ataaacCAAATGATATCGATCCATGGGGTGGCGAAGATTCAGATAATATATGTCTTGAAGCccttgataaatatatttggggTGAAGAATACACAGATGATGAGAAAATGTTGTTAAGAGCTTGTATTGAATCTAATACCTAA